The following are encoded in a window of Flavobacteriales bacterium genomic DNA:
- the tsaE gene encoding tRNA (adenosine(37)-N6)-threonylcarbamoyltransferase complex ATPase subunit type 1 TsaE yields MVASFTLDRAGDARVVAERILAEFPHARVLAFHGDLGAGKTTLIKGFCAALGVADDTSSPSFSLVNEYRAADGTPVYHFDLFRLKSPAELEAIGFVEYVDSGAWCFIEWPDLALDLLPPGVMHLTLEAKPDQARSITVAGA; encoded by the coding sequence ATGGTGGCTTCCTTCACACTGGATCGCGCAGGGGATGCCCGGGTCGTTGCGGAACGGATCCTGGCGGAATTCCCCCATGCCCGCGTCCTTGCCTTCCACGGCGATCTGGGTGCGGGCAAGACCACACTGATCAAGGGTTTTTGCGCGGCGTTGGGCGTGGCCGATGATACCAGCAGCCCCAGCTTCTCCCTGGTGAACGAGTACCGCGCGGCCGACGGCACACCCGTTTACCACTTCGACCTCTTTCGCCTGAAGTCCCCGGCCGAGTTGGAGGCCATCGGCTTCGTCGAGTACGTGGACAGCGGTGCCTGGTGCTTCATTGAATGGCCGGATCTGGCCCTGGACCTGTTGCCGCCGGGGGTGATGCACCTGACGCTGGAAGCGAAACCGGACCAGGCCAGGAGCATCACGGTCGCCGGTGCTTGA